The following proteins come from a genomic window of Pseudomonadota bacterium:
- a CDS encoding AAA family ATPase — MYLQYFGLHEAPFSITPDPRFVFLSARHEDALAHLKYGITEGGGGGFVQLTGEVGTGKTTLSRCLLETLPDNISVALLLNPRLPPLELLEAICEELKVSTRAAKGSQKRLVDRLNRYLLRAHGEGRNVVLIVDEAQNLLPEALEQVRLLTNLETPTKKLLQIVLLGQPELRDLLARADLRQLAQRITARYHLTALDGTETADYLAHRLKVAGALENLFTPGACRAVHRYTGGVPRLINIVAERALVATYAAGERRVSAALVKLAAEEVLPPAVGTVEPGPQRSAPPLGAVLRGQLGGLAAGLTLAAAAAVAWWWWDSSRQAAATSPQNAALSGLTASRPAVGSAPDSSIAAPSVEAKGRLGQSGENWIQTWDQAWLRLSDGLSTAAAAAPRRGECPDEPVPPLRCRRARAGTDELEALDRPVMIQLSAADNRYALVRFADSAVEVMGPEESNWLDTREIEARWSGLYIDLFMIPGYVPDVLREGDRGPGVLWVKAAASRSKPAFQADASDPYFGPALRSWAEAFQSAHGLPSDGLIGLATLQRIADREDLMP, encoded by the coding sequence ATGTATCTGCAGTACTTTGGTTTGCACGAGGCCCCGTTCTCCATTACGCCAGACCCGCGCTTTGTGTTTCTGAGTGCTCGGCATGAGGATGCGCTGGCCCATCTAAAATACGGCATCACCGAGGGCGGCGGCGGTGGCTTTGTGCAGCTCACCGGCGAGGTGGGAACCGGCAAGACGACGCTATCCCGATGCCTGCTGGAAACCCTGCCTGACAACATCTCGGTGGCGCTGCTGCTGAATCCGCGGCTGCCGCCGCTGGAGCTGCTGGAGGCGATCTGTGAGGAGCTGAAGGTTTCCACCCGAGCTGCCAAAGGCAGTCAGAAAAGACTGGTCGACCGTCTCAACCGGTATCTGCTCAGGGCCCACGGCGAGGGCCGCAACGTCGTGTTGATCGTCGACGAAGCGCAGAACCTGCTGCCGGAGGCGCTGGAACAGGTCCGCCTGCTCACCAACCTGGAAACGCCAACCAAGAAACTCCTGCAGATTGTGCTGCTGGGACAGCCGGAGCTGCGCGACCTGCTGGCGCGCGCCGACCTGCGGCAGCTCGCGCAGCGCATCACGGCCCGCTATCACCTGACCGCGCTGGACGGCACCGAAACCGCCGACTACCTCGCTCACCGCCTCAAGGTCGCCGGTGCCCTGGAAAACCTCTTTACCCCCGGCGCCTGCCGAGCCGTCCATCGCTACACCGGCGGCGTACCCCGACTGATCAACATTGTGGCGGAGCGCGCGCTGGTGGCGACCTACGCCGCGGGCGAGCGGCGGGTGAGTGCCGCGCTGGTCAAGCTGGCCGCTGAGGAGGTGCTGCCGCCGGCGGTCGGCACCGTCGAGCCTGGACCTCAACGATCAGCACCCCCCCTCGGTGCGGTGCTGCGAGGCCAGCTGGGAGGACTCGCCGCAGGCCTGACGCTGGCGGCCGCAGCGGCCGTTGCCTGGTGGTGGTGGGACAGCAGCAGACAGGCTGCTGCTACCTCACCGCAGAATGCAGCGCTGAGCGGCCTGACAGCGAGCCGTCCGGCGGTCGGGTCTGCACCGGACTCGAGCATCGCGGCTCCGTCGGTTGAGGCGAAGGGCCGCTTGGGGCAAAGCGGCGAAAATTGGATCCAGACCTGGGACCAGGCCTGGCTCCGGCTGAGTGATGGGCTCAGCACAGCTGCGGCGGCTGCGCCGCGCCGTGGGGAGTGCCCTGACGAGCCGGTTCCGCCCCTGCGGTGCCGGCGCGCGCGGGCCGGCACCGATGAGCTTGAGGCTCTGGACCGGCCGGTGATGATCCAGCTGTCGGCCGCGGATAATCGCTACGCGCTCGTGCGGTTCGCCGACTCGGCGGTTGAGGTCATGGGGCCAGAAGAGTCGAACTGGCTCGACACGCGAGAGATCGAAGCGCGCTGGAGCGGTCTGTATATCGATCTCTTTATGATTCCCGGCTACGTCCCCGACGTCCTGCGTGAGGGCGACCGCGGACCCGGCGTGCTGTGGGTCAAGGCGGCGGCCAGTCGTTCCAAGCCGGCCTTTCAGGCAGACGCTAGCGACCCCTACTTCGGTCCCGCGCTGCGAAGCTGGGCCGAGGCGTTCCAGTCAGCTCACGGACTGCCGTCCGACGGACTGATCGGTCTGGCGACGCTTCAACGGATCGCTGACCGCGAAGATCTGATGCCATGA
- a CDS encoding general secretion pathway protein GspB, with amino-acid sequence MSSILEALKKSEAQRAAGNASRAPLATEPQHRSSQNRRLLLMMPLAIGLAVTVAWRYGLLTSPDDVDSIETPTVAGTAPAAGEAVPAVAPAPAQPAPARAIQPTTAAESAGAAPKPVTEAQPLGPTTEAPAPASSPELGDATVQTETPAAPVATAGSSPPLAEPTDVPMPATATAEPPAQPADDTADAPPPKPGSRLPSLAQLPALEQEIGAVEMTMLVYSQDPARRFALVNGQRLKEGETLEGGVELLEIRRDSCVFAARGQRFVIRSQ; translated from the coding sequence ATGTCCAGCATCCTTGAGGCGCTCAAGAAATCAGAGGCGCAGCGCGCCGCCGGCAACGCATCGCGGGCGCCGCTAGCGACCGAGCCGCAGCACAGGTCATCCCAAAACCGGCGGCTGCTGCTGATGATGCCACTGGCCATCGGACTGGCGGTGACGGTCGCGTGGCGCTATGGGCTGTTGACGTCACCCGATGACGTCGACTCGATCGAGACACCGACCGTGGCCGGCACGGCGCCCGCTGCCGGTGAAGCGGTTCCAGCTGTCGCCCCGGCGCCGGCGCAGCCAGCCCCCGCTCGCGCCATTCAGCCGACCACCGCCGCCGAATCGGCCGGCGCTGCACCAAAGCCGGTCACCGAGGCACAGCCGCTCGGACCGACGACGGAGGCCCCGGCGCCGGCATCATCGCCTGAACTTGGCGACGCCACGGTGCAGACCGAAACCCCGGCTGCGCCGGTTGCTACAGCAGGGTCTTCGCCGCCCTTGGCTGAGCCTACCGACGTACCCATGCCTGCGACGGCAACGGCCGAACCCCCGGCACAACCTGCCGACGACACCGCGGACGCACCACCGCCTAAACCCGGCTCCCGCCTTCCCTCACTGGCCCAGCTCCCGGCTTTGGAACAGGAGATCGGGGCCGTTGAGATGACGATGCTTGTGTATAGCCAGGATCCGGCGCGCCGGTTTGCGCTGGTTAACGGTCAGCGGCTCAAGGAGGGTGAAACCCTGGAAGGCGGGGTGGAGCTGCTGGAGATCCGGCGTGACTCCTGCGTGTTTGCCGCTCGCGGTCAGCGGTTTGTCATCCGCAGCCAGTAG
- a CDS encoding rhomboid family intramembrane serine protease, whose translation MKRTRRDKAWFRKPQKRRWPLAAVLLGVAMAATGIWQRASDWTFGAWGLIPAEFVAAFQGSVEWWQPPLITPLTSLFMHAGWPHLIGNLIYWALFAPRVESRIGALGFASLLLGCGVLANLYSVWLEPEGLAPLVGMSGMVSACMGAFLGLFPRSKVGVILPLGLYLQFLRIPAIALIGSWFGFQVLYTFFGDALGTVAWWTHIAGFVSGLILAIPLSFLTPAVAQRER comes from the coding sequence TTGAAAAGGACTCGGCGCGACAAGGCCTGGTTTCGTAAGCCTCAAAAGCGGCGCTGGCCGCTCGCGGCGGTGCTGCTGGGCGTGGCGATGGCCGCGACGGGCATCTGGCAACGGGCCTCAGACTGGACTTTTGGCGCCTGGGGGCTGATTCCGGCGGAGTTTGTGGCGGCGTTTCAGGGCAGCGTCGAGTGGTGGCAGCCTCCGCTGATCACGCCGCTGACCTCGCTGTTTATGCACGCCGGCTGGCCGCACTTGATCGGCAACCTGATCTATTGGGCCCTGTTCGCTCCCCGCGTAGAAAGTCGGATCGGCGCGCTGGGCTTTGCGTCGCTGCTGCTGGGCTGCGGCGTGCTGGCAAACCTTTACTCGGTCTGGCTCGAACCCGAGGGCCTGGCGCCGCTGGTCGGGATGAGCGGGATGGTTTCAGCCTGCATGGGTGCATTCCTCGGGCTGTTTCCCCGCTCGAAAGTGGGCGTCATCCTGCCTCTCGGGCTATACCTTCAGTTCCTGCGCATCCCCGCGATCGCGCTGATTGGCTCGTGGTTTGGATTCCAGGTGTTATACACTTTTTTCGGTGACGCGCTTGGCACCGTGGCCTGGTGGACCCATATCGCAGGCTTTGTGAGCGGACTGATCCTTGCGATCCCGCTCAGCTTTCTCACGCCCGCCGTTGCGCAGCGCGAGCGCTGA
- a CDS encoding DUF1820 family protein: MAKNTLYKVIFLNHGKVYELFARSASASGLYGFVEIGELVFESGESLVVDPTEERIRDEFSDVKVLHLPMHSVIRLEEVEKRGTCQIRDRESGEKITPFPLSAPTGRSES, from the coding sequence ATGGCCAAAAACACGCTCTATAAAGTCATCTTTCTCAACCACGGGAAGGTCTACGAACTGTTTGCCCGCAGCGCCAGCGCCAGTGGCCTCTATGGCTTCGTTGAAATCGGCGAGCTGGTGTTCGAGAGCGGGGAGTCCCTGGTGGTCGACCCCACCGAAGAACGAATCCGGGACGAGTTCAGTGACGTCAAGGTGCTGCACCTGCCCATGCACAGCGTCATTCGCCTGGAAGAGGTGGAAAAGCGCGGCACCTGCCAAATTCGCGATCGCGAGAGCGGCGAGAAGATCACACCCTTTCCGCTGTCAGCCCCGACCGGCCGCAGCGAAAGCTAA
- a CDS encoding S41 family peptidase: MILALVVAAVCTSRAVAAPPDDMALTLMQMRTLTDVMGHVQRDYVDDTADADLLEDAIRGMLSGLDRHTVYLDADQYRRLESDSQGRYGGIGIEVDWRDGELAVVAVTEEGPAARAGIVRGDTIREVEGIPITKAGPRSALERVRGPADTKVTITVGREGQADRRMTLRREVIRIIAVHGELLDGGLAYLKIGNFQTGTAGRVADTLAELEAGHGAPLGGLILDLRGNPGGVLSAAVGVSDLFLSRGDIVSTRGRDGADLATYQSDADDALEGAPIVLLLDKVSASASEIVAGALKDHGRATLLGEKSFGKGSVQTVLPLRNGGAIKLTTARYYTPSGVSIHGTGIEPDIAMESKPGPDGIDRALLEATKLLRQSDFAGQPAGAASN, from the coding sequence ATGATTCTGGCGCTTGTCGTCGCCGCGGTGTGCACCAGCCGCGCGGTGGCCGCGCCGCCTGATGATATGGCGCTGACCCTGATGCAGATGCGCACGCTGACGGACGTGATGGGTCACGTGCAGCGAGATTACGTCGACGATACGGCGGATGCTGACCTGCTGGAAGACGCCATCCGCGGCATGCTGTCCGGACTGGATCGGCATACCGTTTACCTGGACGCTGACCAATACCGGCGGCTCGAGAGTGACAGTCAGGGTCGGTACGGCGGCATCGGCATCGAGGTCGACTGGCGCGACGGTGAGCTGGCGGTGGTCGCGGTCACCGAGGAAGGACCCGCCGCGAGAGCGGGCATCGTCCGCGGCGACACCATTCGCGAAGTGGAGGGCATCCCCATTACCAAAGCCGGGCCCCGCAGCGCGCTCGAGCGGGTCCGTGGACCTGCGGATACCAAGGTGACCATCACGGTTGGGCGTGAGGGTCAGGCAGACCGCCGCATGACTCTGCGCCGTGAGGTAATTCGAATCATCGCCGTGCACGGTGAGCTGCTGGACGGTGGCCTCGCCTACCTGAAGATCGGGAATTTTCAGACGGGAACGGCTGGCCGGGTCGCCGACACCCTGGCCGAACTCGAGGCGGGCCATGGCGCACCGCTCGGGGGATTGATCCTCGACCTGCGCGGCAACCCGGGCGGCGTGCTGTCGGCAGCGGTTGGCGTCAGCGACCTGTTTCTGAGCCGGGGCGACATCGTTTCCACCCGCGGCCGAGACGGCGCTGACCTGGCGACCTACCAGTCGGATGCAGACGACGCGCTCGAGGGTGCGCCGATCGTGCTGCTGCTCGACAAGGTCAGCGCGTCCGCGTCAGAGATTGTCGCCGGCGCACTGAAAGATCACGGCCGGGCGACGCTGCTCGGGGAGAAGAGTTTTGGCAAAGGATCGGTGCAGACCGTGCTACCGCTGCGCAACGGCGGCGCCATCAAGCTCACAACCGCGCGGTATTACACGCCATCTGGCGTATCGATCCACGGTACGGGCATCGAGCCTGATATCGCTATGGAGAGCAAGCCGGGGCCCGACGGCATCGACCGGGCGCTGCTGGAGGCGACGAAGCTATTGCGGCAGTCGGACTTCGCCGGGCAACCGGCCGGAGCTGCGTCGAACTAG
- the pyrF gene encoding orotidine-5'-phosphate decarboxylase gives MTDPDYRSSKLIDPAERLIFALDVPHRSDALALVDQLGDAVRFYKLGLEFFLSGSFFPVLEELCSRDKKIFVDLKLFDIPATVAGAVRQLNQYPIDLTTVHGNDAMLRAAAEAADSLKVLGVTALTSLDRGDLDDLGFSCSVEDLVLSRARRALEAGCAGVVSSGLEATRLRENLDHKLLVVCPGIRPVANTDDQQRTVDVAQALRNGADYLVIGRPIRAADDPRGAASAIVETIHSVFDSP, from the coding sequence ATGACCGATCCTGACTATCGTTCGAGCAAGCTCATCGACCCGGCGGAGCGCCTGATTTTTGCCCTCGATGTGCCCCATCGCAGCGACGCTTTAGCGCTCGTAGACCAGCTTGGAGACGCGGTACGTTTCTACAAACTTGGGCTTGAGTTTTTTCTGAGCGGCAGCTTCTTTCCGGTACTGGAAGAGCTCTGCAGCCGCGACAAGAAAATTTTTGTCGACCTCAAGCTATTCGATATTCCGGCAACCGTTGCCGGCGCGGTCCGGCAGCTGAACCAATACCCCATCGACCTCACCACCGTGCATGGCAACGACGCCATGCTGCGGGCCGCAGCGGAGGCGGCCGATTCGCTGAAGGTTCTGGGTGTGACCGCCCTGACCAGCCTGGACCGCGGTGATCTCGACGACCTGGGGTTCAGCTGCAGTGTCGAAGACCTGGTGCTGTCCCGGGCTCGCCGCGCGCTGGAGGCCGGCTGCGCCGGCGTGGTGTCCTCGGGGCTTGAGGCCACGCGACTGCGCGAGAACCTCGACCACAAGCTGCTGGTTGTTTGCCCCGGCATTCGGCCGGTGGCCAACACCGACGACCAGCAGCGCACCGTCGACGTGGCGCAGGCGTTGCGCAATGGCGCTGACTACCTGGTCATCGGCAGGCCCATCCGAGCCGCCGACGACCCTCGGGGTGCTGCCAGCGCCATCGTGGAGACAATCCACTCAGTGTTCGATTCACCCTGA
- a CDS encoding calcium/sodium antiporter codes for MTLELLAIAGGLLVLMASASWFVEGAAATASHAGMSPLLIGMLIVGFGTSAPEIVVSVQSALDGTPALALGNAMGSNVANIGLILGLVALLKPISVESKVLRQELPFLLLVTGLLGWMLHSGTLSRLDGLLLLGVFGAFLGWSVYASSKLRTVDALGLEVREEITSRLLPLRQALLKLSVGLMLLIVSARFLVWGAVGVATGLGVSELVIGLTVVAVGTSLPELAASLVAVRKNEHEIALGNVLGSNLFNSLVVVGLAGSIAPVPVSPAVLDRDLPTMLVMTVALLVFGYRRGGGGRINRFEGAALLAGYLAYLGWLTAKAVEAVS; via the coding sequence ATGACGCTCGAGCTCCTCGCTATCGCAGGTGGCCTGCTGGTGCTCATGGCGTCCGCCAGCTGGTTTGTCGAAGGCGCTGCGGCCACCGCCAGCCACGCCGGTATGTCGCCGCTGCTGATCGGGATGCTGATCGTCGGCTTTGGCACCTCAGCCCCGGAGATTGTGGTGTCCGTTCAGTCAGCCCTGGACGGTACGCCGGCTTTGGCTCTCGGCAACGCCATGGGGTCCAACGTCGCGAACATCGGTCTCATCCTGGGGCTGGTGGCGCTGCTCAAACCGATCAGCGTCGAGTCAAAGGTGCTGCGACAGGAGCTCCCGTTTCTTTTGCTGGTCACGGGTCTCCTCGGCTGGATGCTCCACAGCGGTACGCTTAGTCGCCTCGACGGGCTGCTGCTGCTCGGGGTTTTTGGCGCTTTTCTCGGCTGGTCGGTGTACGCCAGCAGCAAGCTGCGCACGGTGGACGCGTTGGGTCTAGAGGTGCGGGAGGAGATCACCAGCCGTCTGCTGCCGCTCAGGCAGGCGCTGCTCAAGCTGTCGGTGGGTCTGATGCTGCTGATCGTCAGCGCCCGGTTCCTGGTTTGGGGCGCGGTGGGTGTCGCCACCGGTCTGGGCGTCAGTGAACTGGTGATCGGCCTGACGGTGGTCGCTGTTGGCACCTCTCTGCCTGAACTGGCGGCTTCTTTGGTGGCGGTCAGAAAAAACGAGCACGAGATTGCGCTGGGCAACGTGCTCGGATCGAATCTGTTTAACTCGCTGGTGGTGGTCGGCCTGGCCGGCAGCATCGCCCCGGTGCCGGTTTCGCCAGCTGTGCTGGACCGCGACCTCCCGACCATGCTGGTGATGACGGTTGCGCTGCTGGTGTTCGGCTATCGCCGCGGTGGCGGCGGTCGAATCAATCGGTTTGAGGGGGCGGCGCTGCTCGCCGGCTACCTGGCTTACCTGGGATGGTTGACGGCGAAGGCCGTCGAAGCGGTCTCGTAG